One part of the Desulfovibrio desulfuricans genome encodes these proteins:
- a CDS encoding ERF family protein, producing the protein MNQYQSESITEIAKALLNVQRTVQPIAKDAENPFTKSWYASLNSVMDACRNALIENGIWLCQYPVPVEQPNSLGLVTKLTHAESGQWQSSLAVVPLPKADPQGMGSAMTYARRYALTAMLGMVTEDDDGEGAKNGKKSPTRPKLPVITPESQKARHRDPSTANNISNTSNRPSASLENLPPLEGVTYQQVTAQDGRPCIIATGNTQAKKELLTGSGFRWNPQRKLWWKYVDAA; encoded by the coding sequence ATGAACCAATACCAATCAGAAAGCATCACAGAAATCGCTAAGGCCCTGCTCAACGTGCAGCGAACGGTACAACCTATTGCTAAGGACGCTGAAAATCCCTTCACCAAAAGCTGGTACGCCAGCCTCAACAGTGTCATGGACGCCTGCCGTAATGCTCTCATTGAAAATGGTATCTGGCTGTGCCAGTACCCAGTGCCTGTGGAGCAGCCTAACTCATTAGGGCTGGTTACCAAGCTGACACATGCAGAGTCTGGTCAGTGGCAAAGCTCTCTTGCGGTAGTTCCTTTACCCAAGGCCGACCCGCAGGGCATGGGATCGGCAATGACATACGCTCGTCGATACGCTCTCACCGCCATGCTGGGCATGGTAACTGAAGATGACGATGGCGAAGGGGCTAAAAATGGCAAAAAATCGCCTACACGGCCAAAATTGCCCGTAATTACCCCTGAATCACAAAAAGCGCGTCATCGCGACCCATCCACAGCAAACAACATTTCAAACACCTCAAATCGCCCCTCAGCAAGCCTTGAAAATCTCCCGCCACTGGAAGGCGTCACCTACCAACAAGTTACCGCTCAAGATGGGCGTCCCTGCATCATTGCCACCGGCAACACGCAGGCCAAAAAGGAATTACTGACTGGTTCGGGCTTCCGTTGGAACCCGCAGAGAAAATTGTGGTGGAAGTATGTTGATGCCGCATAG
- a CDS encoding DUF3150 domain-containing protein: MTQLVSDIRILDNLLALNLNVSLWSARRKMSQEDLGGAELPPEDLASLGSKRIADPENLKVFGTLKARAFNYLDRHGVRFMSGWAIPEEKAGEIVQELLNIRTEFQKEKEAFLADYDQNVQAWIEKHHQWGEIIRNSLVEPDYVRARMDFRWQLYKVAPLEQHTDNTAVLEAGLAEEVQGLGGTLFDEVAKSADDIWRRVYHGKTEVTHKALSPLRTLHTKLTGLSFVEPHVAPVADIVRAALLRMPKKGNITGTDLLLLQGLVCLLKDSMALVGHAQKVIEGYGPAFVLDALLAGPDVIHESGGLTGQMDGTMDGNMDDEPILPEIPVADSALPHPAIPSLGLW, translated from the coding sequence ATGACACAACTTGTTTCTGACATTCGTATTTTGGACAACTTGCTGGCCCTCAACCTCAACGTCAGCCTGTGGTCTGCCCGTCGTAAAATGAGTCAGGAAGATCTGGGCGGCGCAGAGCTGCCACCTGAAGATTTGGCATCGCTGGGTTCCAAGCGCATTGCCGACCCGGAGAACCTCAAAGTGTTTGGCACGCTCAAGGCCCGTGCCTTCAACTACCTCGACCGGCATGGGGTGCGTTTCATGTCCGGCTGGGCCATCCCCGAAGAAAAGGCCGGCGAAATTGTGCAGGAGCTGCTTAACATCCGCACCGAATTCCAGAAAGAAAAGGAAGCGTTTCTGGCTGACTATGATCAAAATGTGCAGGCATGGATTGAGAAGCACCATCAGTGGGGCGAAATTATTCGCAACTCCCTTGTGGAGCCTGACTATGTACGAGCCCGCATGGATTTTCGCTGGCAGTTGTATAAGGTGGCTCCGCTTGAGCAGCACACAGACAACACCGCAGTGTTGGAAGCCGGTCTGGCGGAAGAGGTGCAGGGCCTCGGCGGCACCCTGTTTGATGAAGTGGCCAAGTCGGCTGATGATATCTGGCGCAGGGTTTACCACGGCAAGACGGAGGTAACCCACAAGGCGCTTTCGCCGTTGCGTACCCTGCATACCAAGCTTACGGGCTTGTCATTTGTAGAGCCACATGTGGCCCCGGTAGCTGACATCGTGCGGGCTGCACTGTTGCGCATGCCCAAGAAGGGCAACATCACCGGCACAGATCTGCTGCTGTTGCAGGGCCTGGTTTGCCTGCTCAAAGACAGTATGGCCCTTGTGGGCCACGCTCAAAAAGTTATTGAGGGCTACGGCCCGGCCTTTGTGCTGGATGCCCTGTTGGCTGGTCCGGACGTTATCCACGAGTCGGGCGGCCTTACTGGACAGATGGATGGCACAATGGATGGGAATATGGACGATGAGCCCATCCTGCCAGAGATTCCCGTGGCAGATAGCGCTTTGCCGCATCCTGCCATACCCAGCCTGGGTCTGTGGTGA